One part of the Segnochrobactrum spirostomi genome encodes these proteins:
- a CDS encoding replication-associated recombination protein A, producing the protein MSDLFAAAGLERSAPRPLADRLRPKVLADVVGQDHLVGPDGTLTRMLRSGSVGSLVFWGPPGTGKTTVARLLAGATDLHFEQVSAIHTGIADLKKLFDGARGRRMVGKGTLLFVDEIHRFNKAQQDSFLPVMEDGTVTLIGATTENPSFELNAALLSRAQVLVFRSLDDAAIDRLLDRAEAVEKRSLPLDRDARAALVRMADGDGRAALTLAEEVWRAAGEGEIFDPARLGAVLQRRAPIYDKSEDGHYNLISALHKSVRGSDPDAALYYLCRMLDAGEDPLFVARRLVRMAVEDIGLADPQALVVCNAAKDAYDFLGSPEGELALAQAAIYLATAPKSNAAYVAYKAAVRTAKENGSLTPPRHILNAPTKLMREEGYGSGYRYDHDEPDAFSGQDYFPEALGRQSFYQPTPRGFERTLGDRLARWAELRRERGGR; encoded by the coding sequence ATGAGCGATCTTTTCGCCGCCGCCGGACTGGAGCGCAGCGCTCCGCGCCCGCTCGCCGACCGGCTGCGGCCGAAGGTGCTCGCCGACGTCGTCGGTCAGGATCATCTCGTCGGCCCCGATGGAACGCTGACCCGGATGCTGCGCTCGGGCAGCGTCGGCAGCCTCGTTTTCTGGGGTCCGCCCGGCACCGGCAAGACGACGGTCGCACGCCTCCTCGCCGGGGCAACCGATCTCCATTTCGAACAGGTCTCGGCGATCCACACCGGCATCGCCGATCTCAAGAAGCTGTTCGACGGCGCCCGTGGCCGCCGCATGGTCGGCAAGGGGACGCTGCTCTTCGTCGACGAGATCCACCGCTTCAACAAGGCCCAGCAGGACAGCTTCCTGCCGGTGATGGAGGACGGCACCGTCACGCTGATCGGCGCGACGACCGAGAACCCCTCCTTCGAACTCAACGCCGCGCTCCTGTCGCGGGCGCAGGTGCTCGTGTTCCGCTCCCTCGACGACGCGGCGATCGACCGCCTGCTCGACCGCGCCGAGGCGGTGGAGAAGCGGAGCCTGCCGCTCGACCGCGACGCCCGCGCCGCGCTCGTGCGCATGGCGGACGGCGACGGCCGCGCCGCCCTGACGCTCGCGGAAGAAGTCTGGCGCGCGGCGGGGGAGGGGGAAATCTTCGATCCCGCCCGGCTCGGGGCCGTGCTCCAGCGGCGTGCGCCGATCTACGACAAGTCCGAGGACGGCCACTACAACCTGATCTCCGCCCTGCACAAATCGGTGCGCGGCTCGGACCCGGACGCGGCGCTCTATTATCTCTGCCGCATGCTCGATGCCGGCGAAGACCCGCTCTTCGTGGCCCGCCGCCTGGTTCGGATGGCGGTCGAGGACATCGGCCTCGCCGATCCTCAGGCCCTCGTCGTCTGCAACGCGGCGAAGGACGCCTACGATTTCCTCGGCAGTCCCGAAGGCGAACTCGCGCTCGCCCAGGCCGCGATCTATCTCGCGACCGCGCCGAAATCGAACGCGGCCTATGTCGCCTACAAGGCGGCCGTGCGCACCGCGAAGGAGAACGGCTCGCTGACGCCGCCGCGGCACATCCTCAACGCGCCGACGAAGCTGATGCGCGAGGAGGGCTACGGCTCCGGCTATCGCTACGATCACGACGAGCCGGACGCCTTCTCGGGGCAGGATTATTTCCCCGAGGCGCTCGGCCGTCAGAGCTTCTACCAGCCGACCCCGCGGGGCTTCGAGCGCACCCTCGGCGACCGCCTCGCCCGCTGGGCCGAGCTGCGCCGCGAGCGCGGCGGGCGATAG
- the rpsK gene encoding 30S ribosomal protein S11, giving the protein MAKEATRVRRRERKNISSGVAHVNASFNNTMITITDAQGNAISWSSAGAMGFKGSRKSTPYAAQVAAEDAARKASEHGMRTIEVEVCGPGSGRESALRALQASGFMVTSIRDVTPIPHNGCRPRKRRRV; this is encoded by the coding sequence ATGGCGAAGGAAGCCACGCGCGTTCGGCGTCGCGAGCGCAAGAACATCTCGTCCGGCGTCGCGCACGTGAACGCCTCGTTCAACAACACGATGATCACCATCACCGACGCGCAGGGTAACGCGATCTCCTGGTCGTCGGCCGGTGCGATGGGCTTCAAGGGCTCGCGCAAGTCGACCCCCTATGCAGCGCAGGTTGCCGCCGAAGACGCCGCTCGCAAGGCGTCCGAGCATGGCATGCGCACCATTGAGGTCGAGGTTTGCGGTCCGGGTTCGGGTCGCGAATCGGCGCTGCGTGCGTTGCAGGCCTCGGGCTTCATGGTGACGTCGATCCGCGACGTGACCCCGATCCCGCACAATGGCTGCCGGCCGCGCAAGCGCCGCCGCGTCTGA
- a CDS encoding Do family serine endopeptidase, translated as MKGSDFRRLPKLRAGIAAVCGLLALGAVGALAMRPAAHAEQADAGRPVAQVPQSAAEIKLSFAPVVKKVVPAVVNVYATRMITQNAVSPFFDDPFFRRFFGDSGRPRPRMEQSLGSGVIVDPDGTIVTNVHVIKDADKVKVALADRREFDADIVLRDDKTDLAVLKIRGNPGKLPVLPIGESDTLEVGDIVLAVGNPFGVGQTVTQGIVSALARTQVGVSDYQFFIQTDAAINPGNSGGALVDMAGRLVGINTAIFSRSGGSIGIGFAIPSDMVRLVVDAARNGGVIRRPWLGATLQSVTADIADGLGLDRPQGALVTDVFAGGPAAEAGLKVGDLVVAVDGVAVDDPEAFGYRFVTKPLGSRVPLDVVRGGAKMRLTITLVTAPESVPRDARKLADGTPFAGATVVNLSPAVSEELKVPADRTGVAISAVDSGSIADQVGFQPGDILVEINGARVKSTKQAADLAAGRASVWRIAIERNGQVMQIALRG; from the coding sequence ATGAAGGGTTCCGATTTCCGCCGCCTGCCGAAGCTCCGGGCCGGGATCGCCGCGGTCTGTGGCCTCCTCGCTCTCGGCGCGGTCGGGGCGCTCGCGATGCGCCCCGCGGCGCATGCGGAGCAGGCGGACGCCGGCAGGCCGGTGGCGCAGGTGCCGCAGAGCGCGGCGGAGATCAAGCTGTCGTTCGCGCCGGTGGTGAAGAAGGTCGTGCCGGCGGTCGTCAACGTCTACGCGACGCGGATGATCACCCAGAACGCCGTCTCCCCCTTCTTCGACGATCCCTTCTTCCGCCGCTTCTTCGGCGACAGCGGCCGGCCGCGGCCGCGCATGGAGCAATCGCTCGGCTCGGGCGTGATCGTCGATCCCGACGGCACCATCGTCACGAACGTCCACGTCATCAAGGATGCCGACAAGGTCAAGGTCGCGCTCGCCGACCGCCGCGAGTTCGACGCCGACATCGTCCTGCGCGACGACAAGACCGACCTCGCGGTGCTCAAGATCCGCGGCAATCCCGGCAAGCTGCCGGTTCTGCCGATCGGCGAATCCGACACCCTCGAGGTCGGCGACATCGTGCTCGCCGTCGGCAATCCGTTCGGCGTCGGCCAGACGGTGACGCAGGGTATCGTCTCGGCGCTCGCCCGCACCCAAGTCGGCGTCAGCGATTATCAGTTCTTCATCCAGACCGACGCCGCCATCAACCCGGGCAATTCCGGTGGCGCCCTCGTCGACATGGCGGGCCGCCTCGTCGGCATCAACACGGCGATCTTTTCCCGCTCCGGCGGCTCGATCGGCATCGGCTTCGCCATTCCCTCCGACATGGTCCGCCTCGTCGTCGACGCGGCCCGCAACGGCGGCGTGATCCGCCGGCCCTGGCTCGGCGCCACGCTGCAATCGGTCACGGCCGACATCGCCGACGGCCTCGGCCTCGACCGTCCGCAGGGCGCGCTCGTCACCGACGTGTTCGCCGGCGGCCCGGCCGCGGAGGCCGGTCTCAAGGTCGGCGACCTCGTGGTGGCCGTCGACGGCGTCGCCGTGGACGACCCGGAGGCGTTCGGCTACCGCTTCGTGACGAAGCCGCTCGGCAGCCGGGTGCCCCTCGACGTGGTGCGCGGCGGAGCGAAGATGCGCCTCACCATCACGCTCGTCACCGCCCCGGAATCGGTGCCGCGCGATGCCCGCAAGCTCGCCGACGGCACGCCGTTCGCCGGCGCGACCGTGGTCAACTTGTCGCCGGCGGTCTCGGAAGAGCTCAAAGTGCCCGCCGATCGCACGGGTGTCGCCATCTCTGCGGTGGACAGCGGCTCGATCGCCGATCAGGTGGGCTTCCAGCCGGGGGACATTCTGGTCGAAATCAACGGGGCCCGTGTCAAGTCGACGAAGCAGGCCGCCGATCTCGCCGCCGGCCGCGCCTCGGTCTGGCGCATCGCGATCGAGCGCAACGGGCAGGTGATGCAGATCGCCCTGCGCGGCTGA
- the rpsM gene encoding 30S ribosomal protein S13, whose amino-acid sequence MARIAGVNIPTNKRVLIALQYIHGIGPAKAQELIDKVGIAPQRRVNELSDAEVIQIREAIDRDYIVEGDLRREVAMNIKRLMDLGCYRGLRHRRGLPVRGQRTHTNARTRKGPAKAIAGKKK is encoded by the coding sequence GTGGCCCGTATCGCAGGCGTCAACATCCCGACCAACAAGCGCGTCCTGATCGCGCTGCAGTACATCCACGGCATCGGCCCGGCGAAGGCGCAGGAGCTCATCGACAAGGTGGGCATCGCGCCGCAGCGTCGCGTCAACGAGCTCAGCGACGCGGAAGTGATTCAGATCCGCGAGGCGATCGATCGCGATTATATCGTCGAAGGCGATCTGCGCCGCGAAGTCGCAATGAACATCAAGCGGCTCATGGACCTCGGCTGCTATCGCGGCCTGCGTCACCGCCGCGGTCTGCCGGTGCGTGGTCAGCGCACGCACACCAACGCGCGCACCCGCAAGGGTCCCGCGAAGGCGATCGCCGGCAAGAAGAAGTAA
- a CDS encoding methyl-accepting chemotaxis protein: MRISFGKLRLKPLRFTIGRKLTLVVGLLALVAAGLSAFAVSQLSAERARAKEMEAAWNGAFQAKFLAEVIESSVVQATAVYTAEDKEAAKPKFEALKAALSRVTALKAPFFAAVDDQLTDQEKRKIDNAISEFILYQEDTAKLGLDVSPAAALIQATDEPTIKAREHMVQNISQLADKELAILSQRRAEADAARQQAVIALVAIPVIGIAAALVAALFVAVGQIQRPLHRLKDAMTELAQDNLDVTVPFDGRRDEIGEMADTIRVFQFALLERRRLDVAAREQAEAEHRRMVALADAVRMFEEEAQGALGNFVMTAEQMERAAQVMTEASEEAREQAGMVARAADQAAQAVNTIAASSEELSYTANHIQNRIDYTSEIVTNALNETRHNNETVRQFVAAAQEIGAVVELIAGIAGQTNLLALNATIEAARAGDAGRGFAVVAGEVKALSAQTKAATETISRQIDAISGITDDAARAIASIEVTISKMHDITSEVSSVTHEQGSASQTIATGMAQAATEAQTVSASIGQVRRATEANNEEAARVRSIVASLSASSQVLTDAVQRFLSRVQTA, translated from the coding sequence ATGCGTATCTCCTTCGGCAAGCTGCGCCTGAAACCACTTCGCTTCACCATCGGCCGCAAGTTGACCCTGGTGGTCGGTCTCCTCGCCCTCGTCGCCGCCGGCCTCTCCGCCTTTGCCGTGTCGCAACTCTCCGCCGAACGCGCCCGCGCCAAGGAGATGGAAGCGGCCTGGAACGGTGCCTTCCAGGCGAAGTTCCTCGCCGAGGTCATAGAGAGCTCCGTCGTCCAGGCGACCGCCGTCTACACCGCCGAGGACAAGGAAGCGGCCAAGCCGAAGTTCGAGGCGCTGAAGGCCGCGCTCAGTCGCGTCACGGCCCTCAAGGCGCCGTTCTTCGCCGCGGTGGACGACCAGCTCACCGATCAAGAGAAGCGCAAGATCGATAACGCCATCAGCGAATTCATCCTCTACCAGGAAGACACCGCGAAGCTCGGCCTCGACGTTTCGCCGGCCGCCGCCCTGATCCAGGCGACCGACGAGCCGACCATCAAGGCTCGCGAGCACATGGTTCAGAACATCAGCCAGCTCGCCGACAAGGAGCTCGCCATCCTGTCGCAGCGGCGCGCCGAAGCCGATGCCGCCCGCCAGCAGGCCGTCATCGCCCTCGTAGCGATCCCGGTGATCGGCATCGCGGCCGCCCTCGTCGCCGCCCTGTTCGTGGCCGTCGGCCAGATCCAGCGGCCGCTGCACCGCCTCAAGGACGCCATGACCGAGCTCGCCCAGGACAATCTCGACGTCACCGTGCCGTTCGACGGCCGGCGCGACGAGATCGGCGAGATGGCCGACACAATCCGGGTGTTCCAGTTCGCCCTCCTCGAACGCCGCCGTCTCGACGTTGCCGCCCGCGAGCAGGCGGAGGCCGAGCACCGCCGCATGGTCGCCCTCGCCGACGCGGTACGCATGTTCGAGGAGGAGGCGCAGGGTGCGCTCGGCAACTTCGTCATGACCGCGGAGCAGATGGAGCGCGCCGCCCAGGTCATGACCGAGGCCTCCGAGGAAGCCCGCGAGCAGGCCGGCATGGTCGCCCGCGCCGCCGATCAGGCCGCCCAGGCGGTCAACACCATCGCCGCGTCGAGCGAGGAGCTCTCCTACACGGCGAACCATATCCAGAACCGCATCGACTACACGAGCGAGATCGTCACCAACGCCCTCAACGAAACCCGCCACAACAACGAGACGGTGCGCCAGTTCGTGGCCGCCGCCCAGGAGATCGGCGCGGTCGTCGAGCTCATCGCCGGGATCGCCGGACAGACCAATCTGCTCGCCCTCAACGCCACGATCGAGGCGGCACGCGCCGGCGACGCCGGCCGCGGCTTCGCCGTCGTCGCCGGTGAGGTGAAGGCCCTCTCGGCCCAGACCAAGGCGGCGACCGAGACCATCAGCCGCCAGATCGACGCCATCTCCGGCATCACCGACGACGCGGCCCGTGCGATCGCCTCGATCGAGGTCACCATCTCGAAGATGCACGACATCACGTCGGAGGTCTCGAGCGTCACCCATGAGCAGGGCTCGGCGAGCCAGACCATCGCCACCGGCATGGCCCAGGCCGCGACCGAGGCGCAGACCGTCTCGGCAAGCATCGGTCAGGTGCGCCGGGCAACCGAGGCGAACAACGAAGAGGCGGCCCGCGTCCGCTCGATCGTGGCGAGCCTGTCGGCCTCGTCCCAGGTGCTCACCGACGCCGTGCAGCGCTTCCTGTCCCGCGTGCAGACCGCGTAG
- a CDS encoding DNA-directed RNA polymerase subunit alpha has product MTIQKNWQELIRPTKLDVKVGGDPKRVATVVAEPLERGFGLTLGNALRRVLLSSLQGAAVTAVQIDGVLHEFSSIAGVREDVTDIILNVKEVAVKMHGEGPKRMVLRRQGPGAVVAADIQTVGDIEVLNPDLVLCTLDEGAEIRMEFTVNTGKGYVAADRNRPEDAPIGLIPVDSLYSPVKKVSYRVENTREGQVLDYDKLTLSVETDGSITPDDAVAYAARILQDQLAVFVNFEEPRREELRDDVPELAFNPALLKKVDELELSVRSANCLKNDNIVYIGDLIQKTEAEMLRTPNFGRKSLNEIKEVLAQMGLHLGMEVPNWPPENIEELAKRYEDHHY; this is encoded by the coding sequence GTGACCATCCAGAAGAATTGGCAGGAGCTGATCCGCCCGACCAAGCTCGACGTCAAGGTCGGCGGCGATCCGAAGCGTGTCGCGACGGTTGTCGCGGAGCCTCTCGAGCGCGGTTTCGGCCTGACGCTCGGCAATGCGCTGCGCCGCGTGCTTCTGTCGTCTCTGCAGGGTGCGGCGGTGACCGCCGTGCAGATCGACGGCGTGCTGCATGAGTTCTCTTCGATCGCCGGCGTCCGCGAGGACGTGACCGACATCATCCTCAACGTGAAGGAAGTCGCCGTGAAGATGCACGGCGAGGGCCCCAAGCGGATGGTGCTGCGCCGCCAGGGTCCGGGTGCCGTCGTGGCCGCCGACATCCAGACCGTCGGTGACATCGAGGTGCTGAACCCGGATCTCGTGCTGTGCACCCTCGACGAGGGCGCCGAGATCCGCATGGAATTCACCGTGAACACCGGCAAGGGCTACGTCGCGGCCGACCGCAACCGCCCGGAAGACGCGCCGATCGGCCTGATCCCGGTCGACAGCCTCTATTCGCCGGTCAAGAAGGTGTCCTACCGCGTCGAGAACACCCGTGAGGGCCAGGTCCTCGACTACGACAAGCTGACGCTGTCGGTCGAGACCGACGGTTCGATCACGCCGGACGACGCGGTCGCCTATGCGGCGCGCATCCTGCAGGATCAGCTCGCCGTGTTCGTGAACTTCGAGGAGCCGCGCCGCGAGGAGCTGCGCGACGACGTTCCGGAGCTCGCCTTCAATCCGGCGCTGCTCAAGAAGGTCGACGAACTCGAGCTGTCGGTCCGCTCGGCGAACTGCCTGAAGAACGACAACATCGTCTATATCGGCGATCTGATCCAGAAGACCGAGGCGGAGATGCTCCGCACCCCGAACTTCGGACGCAAGTCGCTCAACGAGATCAAGGAAGTTCTCGCGCAGATGGGCCTGCACCTCGGCATGGAAGTGCCGAACTGGCCGCCCGAGAACATCGAAGAGCTCGCGAAGCGCTACGAGGATCACCACTACTGA
- a CDS encoding adenylate kinase — translation MRLILLGPPGAGKGTQAQRLVERHGIVQLSTGDMLRAAVREGTPIGLRAKELMDRGDLVPDEVVAQIVADRVEAPDCVRGFILDGFPRTERQAELLEEILASKGLKIDVVIELVVDESALLGRIEKRARESAGNARADDTPEALKKRLDVYRAQTAPLSAHYERIGLLKKIDGMAAMDEVTAAVEEAIAESVA, via the coding sequence ATGAGACTGATCCTGCTGGGCCCGCCGGGTGCGGGCAAGGGCACCCAGGCGCAGCGCCTGGTCGAGCGGCACGGCATCGTGCAGCTCTCCACCGGTGACATGCTCCGCGCTGCGGTGCGCGAGGGCACGCCGATCGGCCTCAGGGCCAAGGAATTGATGGACCGGGGCGACCTGGTCCCGGACGAGGTGGTGGCGCAGATCGTCGCCGACCGCGTCGAGGCGCCGGACTGCGTGCGCGGTTTCATTCTCGACGGTTTCCCGCGCACCGAGCGTCAGGCGGAGCTGCTTGAAGAGATCCTGGCCTCGAAGGGGCTCAAGATCGATGTCGTCATCGAGCTCGTTGTTGACGAATCGGCCCTGCTCGGCCGGATCGAGAAGCGCGCGCGCGAATCGGCCGGCAACGCCCGTGCCGACGACACGCCCGAGGCCCTGAAGAAGCGGCTCGACGTCTATCGCGCCCAGACCGCGCCGTTGTCGGCGCATTATGAGCGCATCGGCCTTCTGAAGAAGATCGATGGCATGGCCGCGATGGACGAAGTGACGGCGGCAGTCGAAGAGGCGATCGCCGAATCCGTGGCCTGA
- a CDS encoding MgtC/SapB family protein yields MLESLIVRLGIALSIGFVVGVERGWRERDAPSGSRTAGVRTYALSGLLGGAMAALAQAFAAPLLVGIAFAVFAGAFAWFKYHEMEHDHDYSVTGIVAALVVFVLGALAVVGDVQAAAAGGVATAGILAGREKLHGLLTRLTWPELRSALLLMAMTAIVLPILPDRTIDPFDSLNLRQVWIFTVLTAAISYAGYVALKVAGPEKGILVSGLAGAMVSSTAVTIAFARRAAGGDPPRVLAGGALLAGMVSALRVTVLVLVVAPVLAAHLAPPMLAGAAVLGIGGWLLVRRRESGAAEPAAELGNPFDLLPLLAFAAIFAVVVVVGGWLRGVVGGAGILATSAVMGLIDVDVASLSAARLAGNGLTAETAGLAILAASGVNAAARAAYGTAIGPRGFSLPLMAGTLLALAAAALAAGATVGLLRI; encoded by the coding sequence ATGCTCGAGAGTTTGATCGTGCGGCTCGGCATCGCGCTGTCGATCGGCTTCGTGGTCGGGGTCGAGCGCGGCTGGCGGGAGCGGGATGCGCCGTCCGGCAGCCGCACCGCCGGGGTCCGCACCTACGCCCTGAGCGGTCTTCTCGGCGGCGCCATGGCGGCGCTCGCCCAGGCCTTCGCGGCCCCGCTTCTCGTGGGCATCGCCTTCGCCGTGTTCGCCGGCGCCTTCGCCTGGTTCAAATACCATGAAATGGAACACGACCACGATTACAGCGTCACCGGCATCGTCGCGGCGCTCGTCGTCTTCGTGCTCGGGGCTCTGGCGGTCGTCGGCGATGTCCAGGCCGCCGCCGCCGGCGGCGTCGCCACCGCCGGCATTCTCGCCGGTCGTGAGAAGCTGCACGGGCTCCTCACCCGGCTGACCTGGCCGGAGCTGCGCTCGGCGCTCCTCCTGATGGCGATGACGGCGATCGTCCTGCCGATCCTGCCGGACCGCACCATCGATCCGTTCGACAGCCTCAACCTGCGTCAGGTTTGGATCTTCACCGTGCTCACCGCGGCGATCTCCTATGCGGGCTATGTCGCGCTCAAGGTCGCGGGACCCGAGAAGGGGATCCTGGTCAGCGGTCTCGCAGGGGCGATGGTGTCGTCGACCGCCGTGACCATCGCCTTCGCCCGGCGCGCGGCGGGCGGCGATCCGCCTCGCGTCCTCGCCGGCGGCGCGCTGCTCGCGGGCATGGTCTCGGCGCTGCGCGTCACCGTGCTCGTTCTCGTGGTCGCCCCCGTTCTGGCGGCGCATCTGGCGCCGCCCATGCTCGCCGGCGCGGCGGTGCTCGGGATCGGGGGCTGGCTGCTGGTGCGGCGGCGCGAAAGCGGCGCCGCGGAGCCCGCGGCCGAGCTCGGCAATCCGTTCGACCTTCTGCCGCTCCTCGCCTTCGCCGCGATCTTCGCCGTCGTCGTGGTAGTCGGCGGCTGGTTGCGCGGCGTCGTCGGCGGGGCCGGGATCCTCGCAACCTCGGCGGTGATGGGGCTCATCGACGTCGATGTCGCCTCGCTCAGCGCGGCCCGGCTCGCCGGCAATGGCCTCACGGCGGAAACGGCGGGGCTCGCGATCCTGGCCGCGAGCGGGGTCAACGCCGCCGCGCGCGCAGCCTACGGAACCGCGATCGGGCCGCGCGGGTTCTCCCTGCCGCTCATGGCCGGCACTCTCCTTGCGCTCGCCGCCGCGGCCCTCGCGGCGGGAGCGACCGTCGGCCTCCTCCGGATCTGA
- the rplQ gene encoding 50S ribosomal protein L17, protein MRHAKSGRKLGRETAHRKSMFANMASSLIEHEQIVTTLPKAKDLRPIVEKLITLGKRGDLHARRQAISELRDLKSVRKLFETLAPRYKERQGGYTRVLKAGFRYGDGAAVAVIELVDRDPAAKGAADRARAEAEAETAAA, encoded by the coding sequence ATGCGCCACGCCAAGAGCGGTCGCAAGCTCGGCCGGGAGACGGCCCACCGCAAGTCGATGTTCGCCAACATGGCGTCGTCGCTCATCGAGCACGAGCAGATCGTGACCACGCTGCCGAAGGCGAAGGACCTGCGTCCGATCGTCGAGAAGCTGATCACGCTCGGCAAGCGCGGCGATCTGCACGCCCGCCGTCAGGCGATCTCCGAGCTGCGCGACCTCAAGAGCGTGCGCAAGCTGTTCGAGACCCTCGCTCCCCGTTACAAGGAGCGTCAGGGTGGCTACACCCGCGTCCTGAAGGCGGGCTTCCGCTACGGTGACGGCGCCGCCGTCGCCGTCATTGAGCTCGTCGATCGCGATCCGGCCGCCAAGGGCGCCGCCGACCGCGCCCGCGCCGAGGCGGAAGCCGAGACCGCCGCGGCCTGA
- the crcB gene encoding fluoride efflux transporter CrcB, which yields MISALVVFLGGGLGAVLRYFLGIVATRLVGVNFPWGTLFINITGSLAMGLIVAWLAFSEPVTGGKALRLFLTTGILGGYTTFSTFSLDAFSLWERGEVGAAAGYVAASLIISLAAVAAGAFFGRWVWH from the coding sequence ATGATCTCCGCGCTCGTTGTCTTTCTCGGCGGCGGCCTCGGAGCCGTGCTGCGTTATTTTCTCGGCATCGTGGCGACGCGGCTTGTCGGGGTGAACTTCCCGTGGGGCACGCTCTTCATCAACATCACCGGCTCGCTCGCCATGGGCCTGATCGTCGCCTGGCTCGCCTTCAGTGAACCGGTGACGGGCGGCAAGGCCCTGCGGCTTTTTCTGACGACCGGCATCCTCGGCGGCTACACGACCTTCTCGACCTTCTCGCTCGACGCCTTCTCGCTCTGGGAGCGGGGCGAGGTTGGCGCCGCCGCGGGCTACGTCGCGGCCTCGCTGATCATCTCGCTTGCCGCCGTCGCCGCCGGCGCCTTCTTCGGCCGCTGGGTCTGGCACTGA
- a CDS encoding DedA family protein, with the protein MDMPSIVTILLSYGLVGVAAVALTEKLVPIVPSYVVLVFLGMTAAAGWSDLGLVVLATTAGSTVGALMWYGLGRGLGHDRVERFVSRWGKYVLLPASLYRKLGESYRRNQFWVTLTGQVIPTVRIYLPLPAGVLELDPRPFTVATALGAATWNAPFLLLGFLLRDTGHDPLTVGLWVVVGLVVGETLILFSVRALSRVLAKRRQGSGERG; encoded by the coding sequence ATGGACATGCCGTCCATCGTCACGATCCTCCTGAGCTACGGGCTCGTCGGCGTCGCCGCCGTGGCGCTGACGGAGAAGCTCGTGCCGATCGTGCCGTCCTATGTCGTCCTGGTGTTTCTCGGGATGACGGCGGCGGCGGGTTGGTCCGATCTCGGCCTTGTCGTGCTGGCGACGACGGCTGGGTCCACGGTGGGGGCGCTGATGTGGTACGGGCTTGGCCGGGGGCTCGGTCACGACCGCGTGGAGCGCTTCGTGAGCCGCTGGGGCAAGTACGTCCTGCTGCCAGCGAGCCTCTATCGGAAGCTCGGTGAGAGCTATCGCCGCAACCAGTTCTGGGTGACTCTGACCGGACAGGTGATCCCCACGGTGCGGATCTATCTGCCGCTGCCGGCAGGCGTTCTGGAGCTCGATCCGCGCCCGTTCACGGTGGCGACGGCGCTCGGAGCGGCGACCTGGAACGCGCCCTTTCTGCTGCTCGGCTTTCTCTTGCGCGACACCGGTCACGACCCGCTGACGGTCGGCCTCTGGGTCGTCGTCGGTCTGGTCGTCGGCGAAACGCTGATCCTGTTCAGCGTCCGCGCGCTGTCTCGTGTGCTTGCGAAGCGCCGGCAGGGGTCCGGCGAACGCGGGTGA
- a CDS encoding MarR family winged helix-turn-helix transcriptional regulator: protein MPDDASNSTRPDARSVPTIDELLCFAIYSAEHAFTRAYRPLLSELGLTYPQFLIMTALWEADALTMKVLGERLRLDSGTLTPLLKRLEAAGLVRRARNRDDERVVDITLTDEGRALKDRSAAIWEHMIPAVGLCREDIDTLRSSLGRLRERLDGIGEVEG, encoded by the coding sequence ATGCCCGATGACGCTTCGAATTCGACGCGCCCTGACGCGCGGTCCGTTCCGACGATCGACGAATTGCTGTGCTTCGCGATCTATTCGGCCGAGCACGCCTTCACCCGGGCCTATCGGCCGCTCCTGTCCGAGCTCGGCCTCACCTATCCGCAATTCCTGATCATGACCGCCCTCTGGGAGGCGGACGCGCTGACGATGAAGGTGCTCGGCGAGCGGCTGCGGCTCGATTCCGGCACTCTGACGCCGCTCTTGAAGCGGCTCGAAGCCGCCGGGCTCGTGCGCCGCGCCCGCAACCGGGACGACGAGCGGGTGGTCGACATCACGCTGACGGACGAGGGCCGCGCCCTCAAGGACCGTTCGGCGGCGATCTGGGAGCACATGATTCCCGCGGTCGGCCTCTGCCGGGAAGACATCGACACCCTGCGCTCGAGCCTCGGCCGCCTGCGCGAGCGGCTCGACGGGATCGGGGAGGTGGAGGGCTGA